The genomic interval TAGCTGAGCTCAAAAGGGATTTAGCTGAGCTCAAAAGGAAAGTATGTATAACCCAAGCCTgctttaaattcaaaatcaaagTCAATATATTCTAAATACTATAgctaaaaatgataaaatgaaaacCAACTGCTCCTACAATGAATCCTAACAACAATCCTTATAACATCTCACCTCCCTTCTGGCCCATCCACTTCTACTATTATGTTCCATTCGCAAATTCCCACCTTGAACCTACTCACCCGTCCTCAGACTATAGCTAAACATGATGTCGATGACAGATCGGCAGTAATATTATGGGGTGGCAAGAGAGGAGCAGAAATAAATGGTTATGCAGTAAACAGGGGATTACCCTACTCTTGTTGAGATTATATTTCGGTGTGGCAATAGATCGCAACAATTAGTTAAACAATCTAGTAAGTCGTGCCCCCCTGAGGCACCCCTGCCCCCCTTTATATACCGAGGGGTAGGGCCTTAGAGATAGAGATCTAATCTAACAAGACTAAGCATATCCGGGCCACATACGATCAGAAACAGTAATCTAGGGGTAAAATCCAGATCTAACCATACATCTAACCGATCTGGCCTGATATTCTATCTTTAGATCTTTCTTTACAACTAGGGACCCACTTTTCTATACAGATAAGTACATACACGTTATACCCTATATGCTGGTATCCCACAGCAGCCCCTGGAGTCATACATAGCCGCGCAAATCACCCGTTTATATTCTTGATCATCAAGAATATCTTCACACAACATGTTGGGCATCTCCCTAGTGCTTCCTTATTCATGATTGTAAAGATTGTGTAGGGCcccaaagaaaagaaaacaactaaGTGCATCGAATAGATGCACCTATTTGGTGTAGCCCGTAACTCTACGCTTAAATGGAAAGCAATTTAAACATGAGTCTGATAAAGActatcaaaaacaaaaaaattaggtGCATCAAGTAGGGACTCATCCTATCTCTGTGCTTTTGCTGTGGACTCATCATAGTTGCGCATGCGTAGGGACTCATGTTCAACTTCCATCAGCAATACGCATGGGGACTCGCTCCTCCCTTTCCCGTCGCTGGCACTCGATTTTGCCACGGAGGTCATAGCCCTCGTTGCAGTGCAACTGCTCTTGCTCGGCTTCTAGTTGGCATTATTCCTCCAGCCGACGTTGTTCTTTGTCCAGACGTCGCTTTTATGGAAGCTTGCGTCTGAGGGCCAAGTCGATTGACTTGCGGCCCGAGTGGTTAACACTTAACCACTCAGGGGCCGCTTCGAGACCGATCACCCAGATCAGGATGATCTTGATGAGTGGGCCTCCGGTCTAGATGGTGTGTTCCCAACACGGTGCTGGGATTGTTGAATTGCCGCAATGGTGACCATTGCCTTGGCCTTGTGTACAGTCCCCGCTATCGGGTAATCTGAGAACTTTTCCATGATGTCATCAAGCAATGCGACTGCAACATCCACGTTTTGTTGGGGTCTTGAAGACGTTGTGGCCCTCAACGTGAGTCTAGAGGATGTCGCACTACAATTTGCGCGACTGGTTCCTCAATTCCTCACGAGCTTGGTTCTTGTGTCGTCATCGTTCGTCGTCTCCTTGACCTTGGCTCTCCTCGTCCAGGCGCCTCTCGGCCAGCCGGGTAGCTTCTTCCTCCTAGGCTCCTAGCGCTTCTTCTCGGCCTCATCTTGAACGGATCGGGATGTCACGGAGATTTCCCGTGGGGGAAAGAAGCTCCCCATGCTGCTACTGTCCGACGCATCGAACTACACAGTCGATTCTGCGTCAAAGCCTAACCTGAGTGGTTCAAATCCCTCCTAGGGTGACTGTATCTCTGTGGATTGTGACTCAGATTGGATCTTCTCCTTGGGTGGCGTTGAAGTGTTTGGCTCAAACCGGCACACCCCATCTATATACTCGGCAGACCGAATCCGTAAAAGAAAGTGTGTCATACTCATCGACCTGAAGTCGAATGCCACCGAACTTGAATGTCTGCCCTAGGTCAAACCTGCTCTTCATGATATTTGAGTTAGGATCCATTGAATTTGAAGAAATCCTCAATGCACCCCTACTTAGCGCGCCAACTGTCAAGAGATAGGGGATTACCCAGGTTTGGGCTCTCAAGGTGAGAGAATACCCTGCTCCTGATGAGATTATATTTCGGTGTGGGAATAGATCGCAACAATGAGTTAAACAATCTAGTAAGTTGTGCCCCATTAAAGACCcctgtcccccttatataTCGAGGGCGAGGCCTTAGAGATAGAAAACTAATCTAACAAGACTAAGCCTATCCCACCCAGATAGGATCAATACGATAATCTAGCAATAAAATCCATATCTTACCATATGACTAACCAATCTGGCCTAATATTATATCTTTACATCTTTCTTTACAACTCAGGACCCGCTTTCCTATACAGATAAGTACAGTACATGGTACATCCTATATCCGGGTATCCCACACATGATAAAATGAAAACCAACTATTCCTATAATGAACCCTAACAACAATCCTTTATAACATCTCACCTCCCTTCTGGCCCATCCACTCGTATTGATAAATTCCCACCTTGCCACCTACTCACCCATCCTCAGACTCCTCACTGCCTACACAATTGGGTTAACTCTAATGTGACAGTGCTAATATGCTACATTAGTACATATACTCCCtatgttcaaatatataaggGATTTTAAGGTTTACATAAGCTATCCTCTAGTATTAGTCTCATCCATcacttttcatttaaaatttttcccaTCATACCCCTCAACTACATACTCATCTCAAACACCACTCATTTAATAAGGAGTATACTAGCcatttctttttatccttGATCTTTCCAATAAAGAACGATTGCTTATATGtttggacagagggagtaacttTTCTAATCTCAATCACCATCATACCCCTCTAGTATTAAGGGATTTTAAGGTTTATGTAAGCTATCCTCTAGTATTAGTCTCATCCATcacttttcatttaaaatttttcccaTCATACCCCTCAACTACATACTCATCTCAAACACCACTCATTTAATAAGGAGTATACTagtcatttctttttatccttAATCTTTCCAATAAGGAAAGATTGCTTATATGtttggacggagggagtaactttTCTGATCTTTGTTTGCTCCACGTGTTGAATAGTAGAAACTCTGCCACAGTTGAATATTCACTCcattccacattataagatttttggccttgcctagattcacATGTGTCATAATGAATcgagacacatatacaaaacatataaattaatatatggatgaatccaGGCAAACCCAGAAAgccttataatatggaacagagagagtaaGATGAAACAATTGTGCTCTTTAATTCCAAGAATATTTTCATAGCTCATTCTGAATTGACACTACCAATGGTATGATCTGGGTCTTGGAAACTATTTGAATGTAAATATGAGTCATCACTAGATACTTATGGATACTTCAAGCTTGCAGCATGATTTATGGAGTTATATTTATGTACAACATTTCAAGTGAATTACAGTTTTGTATACCTCAATAGCCTATTAACCATAAAACCATGAATCTGAACCAATCACAATTTGATTCAAGCATCCTTTGAGCAGAACTTGAGGTGGTGCACCACTTAACCCAAGCAAGGATCACTAGAGTATTTCTCAGTTCAAATTGTCTACTACATGGGCACTTGTCTTTTACACATGGCTGTGTGGAATTTCAAACTTTGAACTTACCCTTAGCAGAATAGGTCATTTAACCAACTGATTGAGCAGTGACTTATTAGCGagacaaataataatttgctTCAAGGCATATTAGCAAGGCCGTATGGAATTACATAAtgcaaacaagaaaaagaagatggAGCCTATTAAATACTAATTAGAGCTAACAAAATTGTTGTGGCCAAAAGTATAGTCTGATAAAAGCTGCTCCAACAAAATGCCACTGACAACCaggttaattatttgtttgtgCTGTAAGTATTGATTTAGAAATGGTCGTTTTGTATATTCAAGTTATTCTGGCTTCATATGAGCTTCTGGTTTCAATGTAGAGGTGATTGTCACCAGATGTGTAATGTATTAAAGAAATGTCAAGTGGAAAATGCATTACTGTGAACTCGTTAGTGGATCACTTGGAGTTGTGTTATCCAACAAGCTAGCATGCAAATTTGCACTTGCCTCCCTTGCAGTTGGTTCAGTTCCAGCAGAACCAAGTGTTCGTGCTCTCCCTGGAAACCTGGGATCTTGTTCCTACAAGAGAGTATTCAATAATGTTAAGCTCAGCACATTTCAGGAGATAATGCACAGATCCATGAAAAGTATTAAGCAAATGAAAACGAACAGTTCAGTAAGCTTAGGCACTTATTACTTGGAAGAGCATCATCGTAGTGTGCACAAACAAAACACCATAGAAGTGCTATGAACTTGAACTGAACTATCATAAATCATAAAGGGGATAAAGTAGCACCTGAACCAGCTACCAGAAAAACAAGGATAGAGGTTTCGAAAAAAACATAACTACTCAAGAACCAAAATACAGTATATGAAGTAGAACAGAGCTATACAATTGTATCTTTTGAAGTTGTCTTTTGAAGAATGCATGTACCAACAACCATTGAACCATAACTACTGTTTCTATCAAAGAGGAATGCACACCCATATCATGTTGCACAATATTGACAGAAAAATCAACTATTACTGTGTTTTTCATCTTCTGCCCATGGAATGATTCAATCAGAATGGGTTGTGGGAAACCCTAGGTTCTTCATAGGCTCATACAAGCATACAAGTACTTCCTGTAAAAAGCCCCATGAGTCAATGAGCTCTATCTATGGTCCATACAATACATCCAGACTTATGTTCGACTCTCATAACTCCCAATATAGTGAATAGTGATCACACAGCTACGATTGGATAGCAAATATTCTTTCATCTCAATGGCCGAGAAATTGATCAGATTGGAGAAACCCAACAAGCACCCAACAAGCTCTCCAGAGAACttaaaataatgtttttaatGCAATTATAGAATGAATGCCATCAATACATCACAGAAAATTTATACTTGCGAAGGTGAGTATAGTAAAACCGTAGTAAAAGAAATCCAACTTTTCTTTATATTCACctgagtggtggtggtagttGTTTGCCTACTTGGCATCCATGAAGAAATATTTCTTAAGAAATTTCCATTAATCAGAGCACTGAAAATTCAAGGATTTAAACATTAGTCCTACTCCTATGAACATTAGGTCAAATGAAAtcaatatgaaaacaaatagcTACAATACCTTGGTGTGCTAGATGTATTAGAGTATGTAGGAAGCTGGCCATATGTAGTCCCTCCAGTACACAGAATAAAGCCAGGACGCCTCACACAAACAGACTGATATCCGATACTTAAGACAATAAGTATCACTAAAAGAAGCACCTCTTAAGGAATATGGATAGTGATATAACAAGGACAACTTAAACTATTTTTGCAAAACTTACTAGCACTGACAAGCCTTCGATAGAAGAATAAAATGATGGTCCAGGAAGCAAGTAGTTGAACAGGCCATAAGTATCTgatgaaaataacaataaggATTAGCAAAGACCATGATATTAACCGATGTAGTTCATGAAGGCTTCATAAATAAAGAATAGAAGGGACTAACATGCAAACCCAGACAAGATGCCACACAGGTGCCCCAGCAATGAAACATTGCTTGCCAGAAACTGAAAAAGAACCAGCAAAATCCACGCATACCTGATAATGTGCACATTTAAAACATTTCTTTATAAGACCATCCAATAAATCAGATATTGAGAACAATAGAAGCATATAGAGTGATTACCATTTTGCAGGAACATTAAAGAGGCCAAAGACACTGCAAACGACACAAACTAAGGTTAAATGTCATTGTATATGCAACACatatcaaaaaatagaaagaactAGTTTCTATCAGAAAGTTGGAAAAACAACAGATTAATCGACATATAAGTAGGACAAATGGCATTTTCTTTCTACGCTTCTGGTAATTTTCAATTGAACCTTCCTAGATACTTGTTTAAAAACAGTGATCTTGCCACTGTATCAATAAGTAAAGAGAAGGGCTTGCCCAAAATGATAGTGCAAACCCGTATGTGGGTGCAGTTATGTGAGCTTTCTGGATCAGGTTTATGAAGATTAGAGACTCaaatgaacatttttttctgaataaacCAGCCAAATGTACAAAATTGTTTGTCTGAGCTAGCAACTTCTCTAAACCTGTTAGATGTGATCCATCAATCCGTTGCCAAATAGTTCGTGTGGGAGTATGCATAATTCCATTTAATATATTACCAGAGTAATTCTCCTAGCTAAGTCATTGCTGGTAATAAAAAGGCAATAAACATTGCTAAATGACGGTGATGGCATATACAAATCTAGAATGGCCCAATAGTGCTACGTTATTATTGTACAACATGACAggtcaaacatttattattttctgcaCAGATAAAACATCATGAACTTAGCACCTCAAACATGCAAGCTTTTTCAACATAGAGGTGTAGTCTGTTCCCTCCAAATTTTACGTAAAATGAAATATCATATGAATCATCATTCATCAAAATGAGTAAAGTGTGTAATTAAAATCAAGAAGCAATGCACCTTCGAGATTGCACTCCACTCAGGCTTGTCTCAATGACAATCATTGAGAATATAACTCCAGAAAAACCAATGGAACATTCATCCACAATAAATGGAACATGATACAGCGGATTGTATGCCACCAAGAAAGCAATGATGAGATGAAAAATCGCATTAGTCGTAGCAAGAAGAAACATCAAGAACAAGAGACGGACTGATCCCATAATTCTTTCCAACTCAGTGCCCAAGGGTACCAAGGCCAACATGTTGAACAGCACATGAAGCAAAGAACCATGAAATACAACAGATGTATAGAACCTGTACACTGAAGTAAATACAAACTATATTAGTTCTAGATATAcccaagaaaaacaaaagtatGAGATACTATATCCACAGGTCAGACGAAAGAAACTAAAGATCTAGAACATGCACATCAGACATTTTGGATTAATAAATGTATAGTTTCAGGTCCTTTGGTGTTCATACTTTTTAAAGGGGTAATTCTATTGTATCTAAAgtcttcttttgttttttcaagtGCTCCGAACATCTCATAAGGTACTATTTACAGAAGTGTATTTAGATGGCAAATGAATTCATGTCATGTAACGGATTGTTTTCTCATATAAAATACGTTGGTATAATTTTGACTTGCACACTTTTTAAATATTCCACAGTACAATTCGACGAGTTTAAGACAGATGAGCACTAAAACATAAATgctcataaaaattatattcatcaTCTTTCAGAACAAATTGTTATTCAGTGTCATTAAAGAAACCATGGTTTATGCTCTGCAGAAAATTAAAAGGTAAGCATGAGACGGACCTTGGAAATGTGACGCTACCTTCGAAGGCAAGAAGCATATCTCTTCAAAGGAGTCATAGCCAGTCAACAGGCATACCAAATAGATCACTCCGCATATCAAGATAACACCAGAAGTAACGAACGGGATGCTGCTCCACCACTGATTCAACCTAGTTGAGATTCCAGCCTGCATCACATTTTGCAAGAACAAACGTAAGCCACATCTATAAGTCATCGCATTTCCCAATGCCATCTCCACGAAATACATACTGCACGGCCGCTGCTCCAAGAGCTAGTCCATCAATCAATTCCCTATAAAACCCAGCAATTAACAAGCATGCCAAGCATCCTCCTCACAAAGCCGCGACGTAATCTCGTCCAGGACATGTCAAGCACCCCATtcctagcttaattaatccaaacTCACTCGCAAACCCTAACAGCACAATAACCCATTTCCACAAGATCACGACCGTTTCGCGGGACAACAAAAACAACCAATTCCCCCCATCGATTTGGGCCTACTGCTTCCCAGATCCGGAGGGGGAACGGGGGGAAGTAACCGCCCAGAGATTGAAATCGAGAACCGGGGGGAAAAATATCCCTCACCTCCGTGAAGACGTTGGGCCGCATCTCGGGCTCGCCtccggtggcggtggcctcGCCGTGTCGGGAGGATCGAAGCTTGCGCGAGCgagggggtggcggtggcgctgaGATGTCGAGGATTTTGGGTGGGAGCGCGACGCGAGCGAGAGAGGAAACGAGCCGTTGTTGCTTCGGAGGTACGGGACGGGGTGGGCTCGGAATTATCGAAGGTTCGAGGGGTTGATCTGTCAAATCTACCGGAAATTATCTACCCCCGTCCCGCGTGCGCACTTCCTCCGCCTGCCTCCGCTACGCCAGCGCCCTCCACCCGCCCGcctcccaaaccctagccgccgcgccgccactccgctccctcccgccgccgcctcctctgcgTTGGgaccgcttcctcctcctctacgTCGGggcccgccgccgtggcctcTACACGGGGTCCTCCCCACCACATACACTTCCAAATCATGAATTGTGGGATAGCTAATCTTGTCTGCTTATTAGTAtggatatatagatataattcAGTCAATGATCAACATAGATGGCCAACcttttcaattaaaaataaattctattaTTAAGTTTTTCCTTTCTGTCAGAAACAATCTATGGAAgtaatataaagtaatagtaggccatatgaattaaatttacaaaaaatggATTCTCAGATAtgtttcattaattattttgttcctATTTTTATAGGTAATTCTGGAACACTCCAGACATCCAGCCCAACGTTAATTCGGAGGTAATTTTGGAGCTTTCATTCTCTCAGAGTTACTTACAGCGGACATCATAGGCATTTGAGGCCcgagattattttttgttgcttgctagctatttttaatttctccaaCGGCCATTTTTACAAACGAATTTCAATACTTAGGTTTTTACAAACAACGTATCACTTTGGTGAAGTTTTGGATCTAAAGCCTATATTGCTGCACAGGAAACGATAACTATCAACTATATAACTCCAGGCAGTGTAATATAAGAAGGGGGAACCTGAAATTTGCATCGTACAACAAGTGCACTTCATCTGCTGGGGTTTTAGGTTTACTTAACTGCTCATGTCTTGCTTTACAAATGCATGATCTCTAGAATCGAACTCCTGTACTATATGGTGGTATTTTATGAGGTAATATTTTGAATCAATTACTAATGCATATATCTATTGAACAAAAGTGAAATGCTGAtttggagtaaaaaaaaaagctagaaGTATCTACATAAAGCTTTTTTCTTACCGACGGCAATAGGTGTTGCTTTTTACAATTATTGTTTCTTTGGATCACTGTACCAGGAAAAAGAGCTCCTTTGGATATCACCCTGAAGACTACTTTGCAATTTGTTTCATCATATTCTGTAAAAGaggtggtttttttttttttttttgccttttctttccttttcagCCTGTCATTGCAATTAGTGACATATCCATCTCAAAGTAATGCACGTCTTTTTGCTGGAACCGGTAACATGTCTTAAATCCATAAACTGATTCATTTTAGCTCTCATGTGGATTCTAGTTCCGTTGCGAAGCACAAACATGTAGGTGTAACTAGAGCTGTACATGTACCAGTTCCAAAATCAAAGTACTTGCAGTCAATAGACCTGCGAAAGTTTAGATATTAGGACATATATCTTCTaccacctccgtttcataatataagatgtttgactttttttgttgcaacgtttaactattcgttttattcaaattttgtacaaatataaaaaatgacaagtcgtgcttaaagttcgtTTGATAacaaagtaagtcacaagcaaaataaatgatacttccataattttttgaataagacaaatgatcaaacattacaagccaaaaagtcaaacattttacattatgaaacagagggataCAAGGTACAAAACTATATCTGCCACAtaattatattactatatctgccacataattatatttcatgTAGCTTGTTTTCATGGATCTATCTTGAAATTGATACAGTGCCACTGTGTCTCTCAGTGTTCCAAAGGAGTCTGCTGAACATGTTAAAGCTCCTGCCGCAGAACCGGAAATTCACAGGGAGTCAATAAACTCAGCTTCAGGTTTGTGCGGCTTCCCTTTTCTGACATTAAATTTGCCATGTTTGTGTGTTATTCCACTCATGTGCCTATGCACTTTATTGGTATTTTGAATCTGCTTGATTTTTCTTGACTCCAAGCCTCTCGATAAAATCTCTGTTGTTGCAATGATCTAATATAATTGGAGTTCCCTACTGCCatcatttttagttttgacaCATGTTTGTTTGCTCCAATGCAAATATCTTGTAACTTATAGAGACCAAGGTGACACTTTctaatttgatttatctacTTAAAACGGTTGCAATTACATGGTCACATTTGGTTTTGCAACTCC from Oryza brachyantha chromosome 3, ObraRS2, whole genome shotgun sequence carries:
- the LOC102721531 gene encoding rhomboid-like protein 15, which gives rise to MRPNVFTEAGISTRLNQWWSSIPFVTSGVILICGVIYLVCLLTGYDSFEEICFLPSKVASHFQVYRFYTSVVFHGSLLHVLFNMLALVPLGTELERIMGSVRLLFLMFLLATTNAIFHLIIAFLVAYNPLYHVPFIVDECSIGFSGVIFSMIVIETSLSGVQSRSVFGLFNVPAKWYAWILLVLFQFLASNVSLLGHLCGILSGFAYTYGLFNYLLPGPSFYSSIEGLSVLSVCVRRPGFILCTGGTTYGQLPTYSNTSSTPSALINGNFLRNISSWMPSRQTTTTTTQEQDPRFPGRARTLGSAGTEPTAREASANLHASLLDNTTPSDPLTSSQNPAANTIRADATVAADQVDTFDEELKKLVGMGFEKTQAEVALAAADGDPNVAIEILMSQQG